A region of the Candidatus Binatia bacterium genome:
ACACCCCGGCGGCGCGCCGCTCGAAGATCGATCCGATCACCACCACGTCGTGTGCGGCCGCGGCTTGCGCCAGGGCCGCGGTTGTCGGCCCCGGGACCGGCTCGGCCAGGTCGAAATGGGCATGATCCTCGCTCTGACAGAAGTACCGCGACGCAAACAGCTCCTGGAGGCAGACGATCTGCGCGCCCTGGCGGGCGGCGTCGCCGATGCGGTCGACGGCCGCGCGAACATTGGCGGCAACATCGTCCCCGCAGCGCATCTGCACCAGTCCGACGGTTACCTGCTGACCCATGCGTCGACTCCGATAGGTCGGGCTGCCGCGCAACGCAAGTGGCGCTGCGGTCGAAGGCGATTTGACGGGTGCGAGCGGCTCGGCTACAGCCCCCCGCGATGCGCTCAGTGTTTCGGCGCCACCGCGGCACCGCCCGACTTGCCGCCGCGCACATGCTCGCGGCCGCGCTCGTCGCCGCCGCACCGGCACTGGCCCAGGTCCTGCGCGACAACGATATCGTCGCCCGGGTCAACGCCGTCCCCATCTACCGCAAGACCGTACGCGAGGTCGTCCAGGGCGGCGTCTTCATGCAGGACACCGAGCCCGACGCCGCCGGACTCGCGAAGCTGGCTAACCAGGCCCTCGAATCGCTGATCGATCTCGAGCTGCTGTATCAGGAAAGCCAGGCACGCGGCGTGGCGGTCACCGACGCCGACGTTGAAGCGGAAATCCAACGCACCCGGGCCAACTTCCCGAGCGATGCCGCATTCAAGGCTGCCCTGACCAAGAACGGCACGACACTCGACGAACTGCGCGCCGACACGCGCAAAACCCTGGCCGTGAGTCGCCTGATCGAAGGCGATGCGTGGCGCGAGGTGCGCGTGTCCGCGGATGAGATCGGGGCATTCTACGAACAGAATCGCGAGGAATTCCGCCACGGCGCCCAGATCCGCGCCAGCCACATTCTGGTGCGGGTGCCCGCGGGCAGCAGTGCAGCCGAACGGGCGGCGGCTCGCAAGCGCGCCGAG
Encoded here:
- a CDS encoding peptidylprolyl isomerase, which encodes MLAAALVAAAPALAQVLRDNDIVARVNAVPIYRKTVREVVQGGVFMQDTEPDAAGLAKLANQALESLIDLELLYQESQARGVAVTDADVEAEIQRTRANFPSDAAFKAALTKNGTTLDELRADTRKTLAVSRLIEGDAWREVRVSADEIGAFYEQNREEFRHGAQIRASHILVRVPAGSSAAERAAARKRAEALLAELRAGADFAALAREKSADPVSAARGGDRGFFAKGEMDPAFEAAAFALSPGQIGGVVETRYGFEIVTVTGQRDAGISPLAEVEPVIREVLLKSARQERQAALVAELRQKAKIERVAPLH